One region of Lactobacillus johnsonii genomic DNA includes:
- a CDS encoding ATP-binding cassette domain-containing protein has protein sequence MTFKELVKINLPRSILVFCSYILYAVAGSMGEYLFKDSLNNILKGNLNGYLFWTFVQAGMEIGTAVLLPIATIAFTRQTQDYVHKIREEIIEYYYASSEVEKTSKMQNQLTATLKLLTTNFATPWVSILSGTLEILIAVILLFTMNWSLILVSAILLGINFLLPKIMEKKTAQATKNVNYKNEKLLNTIEHWFGGLQELRRFSAYERLRRQLHKASEDYTKANKKNYRYQTTSYLFNGFGNALAQIGISFFAGILFLNHVISFGEFAVAGAFGSAIFSAVWEITHSITLVKSTKTLREEILTLRKKEKRAVKTAAYGVSVENLKVTYNEGETITYPNFTIKPGEKVLLIGDSGTGKSTLFKALLGKIETKCGKITYFDKESQPITNASLGYLPQDPIVFPISIKDNITMFVKRTEKQLMNVVKNVELKSDLDKMPSGIDTVVNLKKNNLSGGQRQKIVLARSEIYNQPFVLMDEVTSAIDQKATEEIITALLKTDQTILMIAHNFTPELRAKFDQEIKLAKKGEEE, from the coding sequence ATGACGTTTAAAGAGTTGGTTAAAATTAATCTTCCCCGTTCAATATTGGTTTTTTGTTCGTATATTTTATATGCAGTTGCGGGTTCAATGGGAGAATATCTTTTTAAAGATTCATTAAACAATATTCTTAAAGGTAACTTAAATGGATATCTTTTTTGGACTTTTGTTCAGGCTGGGATGGAAATAGGAACGGCAGTTTTATTACCAATTGCTACAATTGCTTTCACAAGACAAACCCAAGACTATGTTCATAAAATTAGAGAAGAAATTATCGAATATTACTATGCTTCTTCAGAAGTTGAAAAAACTTCCAAAATGCAAAATCAATTAACAGCAACTCTTAAACTATTAACTACCAACTTTGCTACTCCATGGGTATCAATTTTGAGTGGAACTCTTGAAATTTTAATCGCAGTTATTTTGTTATTTACTATGAACTGGAGCTTAATTTTAGTTAGTGCGATATTACTAGGAATTAATTTTCTTCTACCTAAAATTATGGAAAAGAAAACAGCTCAGGCAACTAAGAACGTAAATTATAAAAATGAAAAGTTGCTAAATACGATTGAACATTGGTTTGGTGGACTGCAAGAGTTAAGACGCTTTAGTGCATATGAGAGATTGAGAAGACAGCTACATAAGGCGAGTGAAGATTATACGAAAGCAAATAAGAAAAACTATCGGTACCAAACTACTTCTTACTTATTCAATGGTTTCGGAAATGCCTTAGCCCAAATAGGAATATCATTTTTTGCAGGAATTTTATTCTTAAATCATGTGATTTCTTTTGGAGAATTCGCTGTAGCGGGTGCATTTGGATCAGCTATCTTTTCAGCAGTTTGGGAAATTACCCATTCAATTACTTTAGTTAAATCAACTAAAACATTAAGAGAGGAAATTTTAACTTTACGCAAAAAAGAAAAGCGGGCTGTAAAGACAGCTGCTTATGGTGTATCGGTTGAAAATTTGAAAGTGACATACAACGAAGGAGAAACTATCACTTATCCAAATTTCACTATTAAACCTGGTGAAAAAGTACTTTTAATTGGAGATTCGGGAACAGGTAAGTCCACCTTATTTAAAGCATTATTGGGAAAAATTGAGACTAAATGTGGTAAGATTACTTATTTTGATAAGGAAAGTCAACCCATAACCAATGCTAGCCTGGGTTATTTACCGCAAGATCCAATAGTTTTTCCGATTTCAATTAAAGATAATATAACGATGTTTGTTAAAAGAACAGAAAAACAATTAATGAATGTTGTTAAGAATGTCGAATTAAAAAGTGATTTAGATAAAATGCCTTCTGGAATTGATACAGTAGTTAATCTAAAGAAAAATAATTTATCAGGAGGACAACGTCAGAAAATTGTATTAGCTAGAAGTGAAATTTATAATCAGCCATTTGTATTGATGGATGAAGTAACTAGTGCAATTGATCAAAAAGCTACTGAAGAGATTATTACTGCGTTGCTAAAAACTGATCAGACAATTTTAATGATTGCCCATAATTTTACACCAGAATTAAGAGCTAAGTTTGATCAAGAAATAAAGTTAGCTAAGAAAGGGGAAGAGGAATAA
- the fni gene encoding type 2 isopentenyl-diphosphate Delta-isomerase, with the protein MSQRSQRKEEHLALAKMFFNSNKDNDFNHVHLIRPALPESGVNTDSILTEMFGHTISAPFFINAMTGGSDTSYTINQRLAKAAAAENIPMALGSASILEKEIDQIKSFEVARQENPDGLIFANVNPTTDPKVAQKIVDALDANALQIHLNSVQEAVMPEGDRDFHWIDNLKEIRDTVDVPIIIKEVGMGIDPESLRTLLINDFSIIDLGGSGGTNFAQIENERRKTQKLNFLEDIGLSTVKTLLAARTIPVNKTIIAAGGITNALDIFKSLVLGAQYVGIANYFLQFASQDSETLIAAIQNLKYELKLLTALFGLDHISKVDEVKYYLDTDLYNFTRQLYN; encoded by the coding sequence ATGTCACAAAGATCTCAAAGAAAAGAAGAACATCTAGCATTAGCTAAGATGTTTTTTAATAGTAATAAAGATAATGATTTTAATCATGTTCATTTAATCCGCCCTGCTCTTCCAGAAAGCGGAGTAAATACAGATAGTATTTTAACTGAAATGTTTGGTCATACTATCAGTGCCCCATTTTTTATTAATGCAATGACTGGCGGCTCGGATACTTCCTATACCATCAATCAACGTTTAGCTAAGGCGGCTGCTGCAGAAAATATTCCAATGGCTTTAGGATCCGCCAGCATTCTTGAAAAAGAAATTGATCAAATAAAGAGCTTTGAAGTTGCACGTCAAGAAAATCCTGATGGATTAATTTTTGCAAATGTTAATCCAACTACTGATCCAAAAGTAGCTCAAAAGATTGTTGACGCTTTAGATGCAAATGCATTACAGATTCACCTTAATAGTGTTCAAGAAGCTGTAATGCCTGAAGGCGATCGAGATTTTCATTGGATAGATAATCTAAAAGAAATTAGAGATACAGTTGATGTGCCAATTATTATTAAAGAAGTTGGAATGGGAATTGATCCTGAATCTCTTCGTACCCTTTTAATCAATGATTTTTCAATTATCGATTTAGGTGGAAGCGGCGGAACTAATTTTGCCCAAATTGAAAATGAAAGACGAAAGACTCAAAAATTAAATTTTTTAGAAGATATAGGTCTTTCTACTGTCAAAACGCTACTTGCAGCACGTACTATCCCCGTCAATAAGACTATTATTGCGGCTGGTGGTATTACAAATGCACTTGATATTTTTAAGTCTTTAGTTTTAGGAGCACAGTATGTTGGTATAGCAAACTATTTCTTGCAGTTTGCTAGTCAAGATTCTGAGACTTTAATTGCTGCTATTCAAAACTTAAAATATGAATTAAAACTTTTAACTGCTCTATTTGGTTTAGATCATATTTCTAAAGTCGATGAAGTTAAATATTATTTGGATACTGATCTTTACAATTTCACTCGACAACTCTATAATTAG
- a CDS encoding phosphomevalonate kinase: protein MITEQAPGKLYIAGEYAVLEQNCPAILVAVNEFVRVSIAKSTGTSGLIHSKQYSQDSIHWIRKGNQMVIDNRDNPFEYILSAINFTERFCLEQKVPMSLYDLHVNSDLDSADGKKYGLGSSAAVTVATVKAILNFYGLHCTKDLIFKLSAISHYSVQGNGSAGDIAASVYGGWLAYQTFDKAWLKKELATKSLSEVLNEAWPGLKIQLLTPPEGLNLVIGWSQKPASTSQLVDKTNAKKKFIKTQYDTFLDESRKCVLDMIRGFNEKNISLIQKQIRLNRQLLKDFASLNHIAIEIPRLTKLINIAEQFNGAAKTSGAGNGDCGIVIADEKTDIEEMKNNWRKNGIMPLNFLVHSIA from the coding sequence TTGATTACAGAACAAGCACCAGGAAAGTTGTATATTGCGGGAGAGTATGCAGTTCTTGAGCAAAACTGCCCTGCCATTTTAGTTGCAGTAAATGAATTTGTACGTGTTTCAATTGCAAAAAGTACAGGTACAAGTGGGTTAATTCATTCTAAACAGTATTCTCAAGATTCAATTCACTGGATCCGTAAAGGTAACCAAATGGTTATTGATAATCGTGATAATCCGTTTGAATACATTTTATCTGCTATTAACTTTACAGAACGTTTTTGTCTTGAACAAAAAGTTCCAATGTCTTTATATGATCTACATGTTAATTCAGATCTTGATTCAGCCGATGGTAAGAAATACGGTCTTGGCTCTTCAGCTGCTGTAACAGTTGCTACAGTGAAGGCTATCCTTAATTTCTATGGATTACACTGTACAAAAGATCTTATTTTTAAACTTTCTGCTATTTCCCACTACAGCGTTCAAGGTAATGGATCTGCTGGTGATATTGCAGCAAGTGTTTATGGTGGTTGGCTGGCTTATCAAACTTTTGATAAAGCATGGCTCAAGAAAGAATTAGCTACTAAATCTCTTAGCGAAGTTTTAAACGAAGCTTGGCCTGGCCTTAAGATTCAATTATTAACTCCTCCCGAAGGACTAAACTTGGTAATCGGCTGGAGTCAAAAACCTGCCTCAACCTCTCAATTAGTTGATAAGACTAATGCAAAGAAAAAGTTTATTAAGACTCAATATGATACTTTTTTAGATGAATCACGGAAATGTGTTCTTGATATGATTAGAGGATTTAATGAAAAAAATATTTCTTTAATTCAAAAACAAATTCGTTTAAATCGGCAGTTATTAAAAGATTTTGCTTCTCTTAACCATATTGCTATCGAAATTCCACGCTTAACTAAATTAATCAACATTGCCGAACAATTTAATGGTGCTGCTAAAACTTCTGGTGCAGGAAACGGCGATTGTGGTATTGTGATTGCAGATGAAAAAACTGATATCGAAGAAATGAAAAATAATTGGCGTAAAAATGGAATTATGCCATTGAACTTTCTAGTTCACTCAATTGCTTAG
- the mvaD gene encoding diphosphomevalonate decarboxylase, with protein sequence MKKTARAHTNIALIKYWGKADQALKTPLMSSLSMTLDAFYTDTTLEHDPSLTEDTFILNDQKQSLENSKRVFSYIHLLQEKFGVTDHFTIRSTNYVPTSAGLASSASAFAALATSFAASYGLDLSKKELSRLARLGSGSATRSVYGGFVEWQKGFDDESSYAVPIDENPDLDLSLLAIEVNTKQKKISSTKGMQLAQTSPFYQPWLARNKQEIAEIKQAIQNNDFTRIGELSELSANEMHACNLTAKEPFTYFEPETIKIIKLVENLRKNGIECYYTIDAGPNVKILCTLRNRKDIISAVQKTLTNVKIVVASFGPGVTLL encoded by the coding sequence ATGAAGAAAACTGCTCGTGCCCACACTAATATCGCCTTAATTAAATATTGGGGAAAAGCTGATCAAGCTTTAAAGACACCGTTAATGTCTAGTCTTTCAATGACACTCGATGCCTTTTATACTGACACTACACTTGAACATGATCCTTCATTAACTGAAGATACCTTTATTTTAAATGATCAAAAACAATCATTAGAAAACAGCAAGCGAGTTTTTAGTTATATTCATTTATTGCAAGAAAAATTTGGCGTTACTGATCATTTTACAATTCGGTCTACTAACTATGTTCCTACTTCTGCTGGTCTTGCTTCCTCAGCATCAGCTTTTGCAGCTCTTGCAACAAGCTTTGCTGCCAGTTATGGATTAGATCTTTCTAAAAAGGAGCTTTCAAGACTTGCACGACTTGGGTCAGGCTCAGCTACTAGATCAGTTTATGGCGGCTTTGTTGAATGGCAAAAGGGATTTGACGATGAGAGTTCTTATGCAGTACCAATTGATGAAAATCCTGATCTTGATCTTTCTCTACTAGCAATCGAAGTTAATACAAAGCAGAAAAAAATTTCTTCAACAAAAGGAATGCAGTTAGCTCAAACCTCTCCTTTTTATCAGCCTTGGTTAGCGAGAAATAAACAAGAAATTGCTGAAATTAAGCAAGCTATCCAAAATAATGACTTTACTAGAATTGGTGAACTTAGTGAACTAAGTGCCAACGAAATGCATGCTTGTAATTTAACCGCTAAAGAACCATTTACTTATTTTGAACCGGAAACAATTAAAATTATTAAATTAGTTGAAAATTTAAGAAAAAATGGCATCGAATGCTACTATACAATCGATGCTGGTCCAAACGTAAAAATTCTCTGCACCTTAAGAAATAGAAAAGATATTATTTCAGCTGTTCAGAAAACCTTGACTAATGTTAAAATAGTCGTTGCGAGTTTCGGCCCAGGCGTTACTCTGCTTTAG
- the mvk gene encoding mevalonate kinase — MNKKIEVKAHGKVILIGEHSVVYGYDALALPIQALNIITTVEETDGPTWMDTTQYHGAFFDAPDEYGGIKYIVKNLLERVKNAPNLKITYTGEIPMERGFGSSAVVALGTTKAVSQFLGLTLSEDEIMEITNHAEMINHGKASGLDAATVNSDYLVFFNKQDGPKQLSQKLGATLLIMDTGELGNTKVAVQSVKKQMDESDLKKEQIARLGELATATRQNWFNQNTEEIGKIFNEAEDILASFKLSTERIDNICKIANENGALGAKLSGGGLGGIVIALCPNQEVAQKIAEKANANFDNYWIEEI, encoded by the coding sequence GTGAATAAAAAAATAGAAGTCAAAGCACATGGAAAAGTGATTCTTATTGGTGAGCATTCTGTAGTTTATGGCTATGACGCCCTCGCTCTTCCAATCCAGGCCTTAAATATCATCACAACTGTGGAAGAAACTGATGGTCCTACTTGGATGGATACAACTCAGTATCATGGTGCTTTTTTTGATGCGCCTGATGAATATGGTGGTATTAAATATATTGTAAAAAACTTACTTGAAAGAGTAAAAAACGCTCCTAATCTTAAAATTACTTATACTGGTGAAATTCCTATGGAACGTGGTTTTGGATCAAGTGCTGTTGTAGCTTTAGGGACTACCAAAGCTGTCTCACAATTTTTAGGATTGACTCTCTCTGAAGATGAAATTATGGAAATTACCAATCATGCAGAAATGATTAATCATGGAAAAGCTTCCGGCCTTGACGCTGCTACCGTAAATTCCGATTACTTAGTTTTCTTCAATAAACAAGACGGACCAAAACAACTTTCTCAAAAATTAGGTGCTACCTTATTAATTATGGATACGGGTGAACTTGGAAATACCAAGGTCGCAGTTCAATCAGTTAAAAAGCAAATGGATGAAAGTGATCTTAAAAAGGAACAAATTGCACGCCTTGGAGAATTAGCTACCGCAACACGACAAAATTGGTTTAATCAAAATACAGAAGAGATCGGAAAGATTTTTAATGAAGCCGAAGACATCCTTGCCTCCTTTAAGCTGTCAACTGAAAGAATCGATAATATTTGTAAAATTGCCAATGAAAATGGTGCCTTAGGAGCTAAATTATCTGGTGGTGGCTTAGGGGGCATTGTAATTGCACTATGTCCTAATCAAGAAGTTGCTCAAAAGATTGCTGAAAAAGCAAATGCTAATTTTGATAATTATTGGATTGAGGAAATTTAA
- a CDS encoding PD-(D/E)XK nuclease family protein: MINVITGRQVDNLQNEIIDQAVKAYYQDKRHDIFIIVPNHIKFTTEVRALSKLSVLTNKKQVAVNKLHILSFSRLAWYFLRDEAIKLPQILDDAASVMLLEQIVKDHQDELKLFQNQTQVTSGALRQMYEAILSVRAGNIELDNIDEKKLNEETSYKIHDLRIIYDEFIERLSEKFATKDEMQLLLNEFLAKSNNLSTMEFYFSDFSHFSLQELTSVRLISKKAKNTTLAFKTKIGKIDNNAEPGDYDYVVQRTIGQLEHFWQNQQLDYQTQEYPLTQTNPSSLLNGVWTKTSGFDERLSKFLQPVKADSRYAEAYFVARTIYQQVALNNYRYQDFLVLAPNLSEYETYLTPILRQNQIPFFNDLQKEMKYHPLVVAVENLQQIFKRGFQTDNVVALMKTQLFIPGWYKNSAHYQNDVDLLENFVLAHGIKGKLWTKSLKNFVDAEVIALDKSEKEVEDLDRLRKHFIDALTNFFEQLDKEEDPQAGVTVFWNFLIKNHIAKRLESWRKEANDAGDLQLAQQPEQVWSTLTDLLKDYLLVANKFSLDQFFDLLISGFSEANFSQIPSTLDAVNISEFGMVQGQGYKQVFIIGATSSNLPQIEKIPGFFSSENLEQLNEGNESSGYLEDQQKINNLDQNYQFGNALSLASDKIYISYPVINTANEQLEPSIFYKQLLKLTHADEFSQHDLPQNNGDVLTFITNPEASLGYLTYLKNKAATDVDSLLDMTEEKIGDIAQNVLEGSGFKNIPQDLPPELAQQLYGDRIETSVSQLETYYQNSFEYFLNYGLHLKKRFENELDVIQAGNYYHETFDYLVKRIKEKKLNFADLTEEKLGELLIEVREELKEKGRYRQLLNDPFNKYLFHKLDQTTANVAHYWHSNVNKTTFRPQYSELSFGKNQKVSGLSYSWKDDNNKKKIVDLRGKMDRVDLAQVNDRILGEVIDYKSSAKKFDLGLFANGISMQMISYLEVLKNNNKFFAQGKDLDVLGAFYQNITSSLERLSSEKMILSNYQIKDLAKESTKKLMYNGILIADEEMLDLIEPGMEKDRAVSDLYTSVKRKVNGDISWPQNQSFTPDQLDLLLAYNSYLIKNAGNEILSGKIELDPYSYGQQTSLTYSDFKDIFFFDAMLKENNYHKIKSIDKKTLLNLIKEKLDLDGEE, from the coding sequence ATGATTAATGTAATTACTGGTAGACAAGTAGACAACTTGCAAAATGAAATAATTGATCAAGCTGTTAAGGCATACTACCAAGATAAAAGACACGATATTTTTATTATCGTGCCAAACCATATTAAGTTTACCACAGAAGTACGCGCACTTAGCAAGCTCTCTGTTTTAACAAATAAAAAACAAGTTGCAGTAAATAAATTGCACATTCTTTCTTTTTCACGACTAGCTTGGTACTTTTTGAGAGATGAGGCAATTAAACTACCACAAATTCTAGATGATGCCGCTAGTGTCATGCTACTAGAGCAAATTGTTAAGGATCATCAAGATGAATTAAAACTATTTCAGAATCAAACTCAAGTTACATCCGGTGCCTTAAGGCAAATGTATGAAGCAATTTTATCTGTACGAGCCGGCAATATTGAGTTAGACAATATTGATGAAAAGAAATTGAATGAAGAGACCAGCTATAAAATTCATGACTTAAGAATTATTTATGATGAGTTTATTGAACGTTTGTCAGAGAAATTTGCTACCAAAGATGAAATGCAATTATTGCTCAATGAGTTCTTAGCAAAAAGCAATAACTTGAGTACGATGGAATTTTATTTTTCTGATTTTTCACATTTTTCTTTACAAGAATTAACATCAGTCCGTTTAATTTCAAAAAAGGCAAAAAATACAACTTTAGCTTTTAAGACAAAAATTGGCAAAATTGATAATAATGCTGAACCAGGTGACTATGACTACGTAGTGCAACGTACAATTGGCCAATTAGAGCATTTTTGGCAAAACCAACAATTAGACTATCAAACTCAAGAATATCCACTTACTCAAACTAATCCTAGTTCTTTACTAAATGGGGTTTGGACAAAAACAAGTGGATTTGATGAACGTTTAAGTAAGTTTTTGCAGCCAGTCAAGGCAGACTCGCGGTATGCAGAAGCCTATTTTGTTGCGCGTACAATTTATCAGCAAGTAGCCTTAAATAACTATCGCTACCAGGATTTTCTAGTTTTAGCACCAAATCTAAGTGAGTATGAAACATATTTAACCCCAATTTTAAGGCAAAACCAGATCCCTTTCTTCAATGATTTACAAAAAGAAATGAAATACCATCCCCTAGTAGTTGCTGTTGAAAATTTGCAGCAAATTTTTAAGCGTGGTTTTCAAACGGATAATGTAGTTGCTTTAATGAAGACGCAGTTATTCATCCCTGGCTGGTACAAAAATTCTGCACACTATCAAAATGATGTTGACCTACTTGAAAATTTTGTCTTAGCCCATGGTATCAAAGGAAAACTATGGACTAAGTCACTAAAGAATTTTGTAGATGCAGAGGTAATTGCTTTAGATAAATCTGAGAAAGAAGTAGAAGATCTTGATCGACTACGAAAGCACTTTATTGATGCTTTAACTAACTTCTTTGAACAACTTGATAAAGAAGAGGATCCGCAAGCTGGAGTAACAGTTTTTTGGAATTTTTTAATTAAAAATCACATTGCGAAACGTTTAGAAAGTTGGCGCAAAGAAGCTAATGATGCAGGTGATTTACAGTTAGCTCAGCAACCAGAACAAGTTTGGTCAACTTTAACTGACTTATTAAAGGACTACTTACTAGTAGCAAATAAATTTTCTTTAGATCAATTTTTTGATTTGTTAATCAGCGGCTTTAGCGAGGCTAATTTCTCGCAAATTCCGTCTACTCTTGATGCAGTTAACATTTCTGAATTCGGTATGGTACAAGGCCAAGGATATAAACAAGTTTTCATTATTGGTGCGACTAGCAGTAATTTACCCCAAATTGAAAAAATACCAGGTTTCTTTAGCTCTGAAAACTTAGAGCAATTAAATGAAGGAAATGAATCTAGTGGATACTTGGAAGATCAGCAAAAGATCAATAACTTAGATCAAAATTATCAATTTGGAAATGCTTTAAGTTTAGCTAGTGATAAGATTTATATTTCTTATCCAGTAATTAATACTGCAAATGAACAATTAGAACCTTCAATTTTTTATAAGCAGTTATTAAAGTTAACCCATGCTGATGAATTTTCACAACATGATTTACCTCAGAATAATGGAGATGTTTTAACTTTTATAACTAATCCAGAAGCGAGTCTAGGTTACCTAACTTACTTAAAGAATAAAGCAGCTACTGATGTAGACTCTCTGCTAGATATGACGGAAGAAAAAATTGGTGACATAGCGCAAAATGTGCTTGAAGGGAGCGGCTTTAAGAATATACCTCAAGATCTTCCGCCTGAGCTAGCACAACAGCTATATGGCGATCGAATTGAAACTTCTGTTTCACAACTAGAAACGTATTATCAAAATTCTTTTGAATACTTCCTAAATTACGGCTTACATTTGAAGAAACGCTTTGAAAATGAACTTGATGTAATTCAAGCAGGAAACTACTACCATGAAACTTTTGATTATCTAGTTAAAAGGATTAAAGAAAAGAAGTTAAATTTTGCTGATTTAACAGAGGAGAAGTTAGGCGAGCTTTTAATTGAAGTAAGAGAAGAATTAAAAGAAAAGGGCAGATACCGTCAGCTTTTAAATGATCCATTCAATAAATACCTATTCCATAAGTTAGACCAAACTACAGCTAATGTGGCTCATTATTGGCATAGCAATGTAAATAAGACTACGTTCAGACCACAATATTCTGAATTAAGTTTTGGTAAAAATCAAAAGGTGAGTGGTCTCTCATATAGCTGGAAAGATGATAATAATAAAAAGAAGATTGTAGATCTTCGTGGAAAGATGGATAGAGTTGATTTAGCCCAAGTAAACGATCGAATTTTAGGTGAAGTGATTGATTATAAGTCATCCGCAAAAAAATTTGACCTAGGTTTATTTGCAAACGGAATTTCAATGCAGATGATTTCCTACTTAGAAGTTTTGAAAAATAATAATAAGTTTTTTGCTCAAGGTAAGGATTTAGATGTTTTAGGCGCATTTTACCAAAATATTACTAGTAGTCTTGAACGTTTGAGCAGTGAAAAAATGATCTTAAGCAATTATCAAATTAAAGATTTAGCTAAAGAAAGTACTAAGAAGTTAATGTATAACGGAATCTTAATTGCAGATGAAGAAATGCTTGATCTAATAGAACCTGGAATGGAAAAAGATCGTGCTGTCTCTGATCTATATACTAGTGTTAAGCGAAAGGTAAACGGCGATATTAGTTGGCCACAAAATCAGAGTTTTACACCGGATCAACTAGACTTGTTATTAGCTTATAACTCATATTTGATAAAAAATGCTGGTAATGAGATTTTATCAGGAAAGATTGAGCTAGATCCTTACTCTTATGGTCAACAAACATCCCTTACTTATTCTGACTTTAAAGACATCTTCTTCTTTGATGCAATGCTTAAAGAAAATAACTATCATAAGATTAAATCCATTGATAAAAAGACGCTTTTGAACCTAATAAAAGAAAAATTAGACTTGGATGGTGAAGAATAG